The DNA region GCCGCCCAACTGCCGCACAGGCTGCCCGAACCGGCGCGCAGCGTCTCGTAGCGTCGGGATTCCGGTGCGGCACCGGACCCCCGTTCCCCGGACCCAACAGAGGTGAAGCCATGGCTACCAATCCGTTCGACGACGCCGACGGCCGTTTCGTCGTCCTGGCCAACGACGAGGGCCAGCACTCGCTGTGGCCCGCCCGGATCCGCCGCCCCGAGGGCTGGCACGTGGTCCGCGAGGAGGGCAGCAAGCAGGAGTGCGCCGATTACGTGGAGGCCAACTGGGCGGACTTGCGGCCCCGTTCGGTGATCGCGGCGATGGGCGGCTGATCGTCGGACGCACACGCCAGGGGCGGCGTCGGTACGGGCTCGGATGAGTCGTACCGGCGCCGCCCCGGTGTGTGCGCTCAGTGCTCGCCGGTCACGCACCACTCCAGGACCGCCATCGCGGCGGTCATCTTGTGGAAGGCCTGCCGCCAGGCGAGGCTGCGTTCGCCGTCGAGCACCTCGTCGGAGACCTCCTGGCCGCGGACGGCCGGCAGGTCGTGCAGGAAGACGGTGTCCGGGCCGCTGTAGCGCTCAAGGAATTCCCGGTCGATGCGGAACTCCTCGAAGGACGCGAGCCAGTCCGGGTCGGCCTTCGGCACGCCCATGGTCTGCCAGCGGCTCGTGTAGACGGCGTCGACGGGGCCCTCGGCCGAGGCCGGGTCGGTCACCCGGGTCACCAGGTGTTGTCCGCCGCTCAGCTCGTCGACCAGGTCCATGACGTCCTTGGGTATCTCGTACCCCTCGGGCGACAGCAGTGTGACGCGCAGTCCGGGGGTGAGCGCCCCGGCCAGCGCGAGGGCCGCCCCGGAGCTGTTGCCCTCGCCGACGACGAGGATGTGGCGCCCGGCGAGGTTCCCGAACCGCTCGGTGAGCGTGGCCAGGTCGGCGATCGCCTGGGTGGGATGCTCGTCGAGGCTGAGGGCGTTGACGACCGCGAGGTCTGGGCTGCTGCCGAGGCGGCGCATCTCCGCCACATCGCCGTTGGTGCGGACGACGAGGGCGTCGAGGTACTGGCCCAGGACGCGGCTGGTGTCCTCCACCGTCTCCCCGGTGGTCAGCTGGAGTTCGTCGGGACCGAAGGTGATGACGTCGGCACCGAGCCGGGTGGCGCCGCTCCAGAACGACGTGCGGGTGCGGGTGGAGGACTTGCGGAAGTAGATGCCGACCTGGCGTCCGGTCAGCGGCCGGTCGGACACCTCACCGGTGCCGAACTCGACGGCGCGGGCGACGATGCGGGCGAGTTGCTCGGGCGTGAGGTCGGCGAGCGAGATCAGGTTACGCATGGCGGGCATGCCTTTCTGCGAGAGATGGCGGGGAGACAGGCGGAAGAAGAACAAGGAGAGGAGGGAGGAGGGAGGAGGAGGGAGGGTGCGACCCTCAGGACACCAGGGCCGTGGACCGTGCGAGGAGCCGCGCTCGCTCGGCGGCAGGCCGCCGCACGAGGTGGAGCACGCCGAACCGCGGGGCTCCGTCCTCGCCACCGGGCAGCCGCCGAACCAGCCCGCGCAACATCAGGGCGTGCACGTCGCGCACCACGGCCACCGGGGAGGCGAAGAGTTCGGCGGCCGCCTCGTCGGCGCTCCATCCGTCGGCCAGCAGGCTCAGGTTTCCCAGCACGGCGGCCGGGCCGTCGTCCAGAGCCGCGACGGCCGCGCCGAGCTGTGCGGCGAGTCCGTCATCCGTCTCGGTGCCGGATGCGGTGACGTCGTCCACGATGTCCAGCGGCGCGGTCCGGGCGGTCTTGAGCAGCTCTGCGGGTGAGCGCAGCAGGAGCCAGGAGGCCGCGGCCTCCATCGCCCTGGGCACCCCGTCGAGGGCGCGGCTGAGTTCGGCGGCAGTCCGCACCAGGGAATCGCCCGGCAGCAGGTCGGGGCGCATGTGGCTGACGTAGGACAGCATCAGCTCGACGGCCGGCTGCCCAGTGGTCAGGGAGTCGCCCCGCAGGGGCCCGCCGGTGGCGTCGGTCCGCGTCGGGGCGGGCACGGGGAGCGGGGCGAGCGGCAGCAGCCGGTTGCCGGGGGTGCGGTGCGGCTCCCGCGTCGTGATCAGCACCTTGAGGCGGTCGCAGGCGTGGAGCAGTTCGAGGAGCGGGGCGGCGAGGTGGGGTGCGGCGTCGTGGCCGTCGAGCACCAGGAGGGTCGCCCGGCCGCCTATCACGGAGGCGAGTTCGTCCAGGCCGCGGCCGCCGAGGGCCACCGAGCGGGCCCAGCCCACCAGGGTGGACCGCAGGCTGCGGACCACGGCCGGGCCGGCCACCGGGGGCGTGTCCTCGTTCATGTCCACCCAGACGACCGGGGTCCGGTCGCGGCTGTGGAGTGCCAGGGCCGTCTCCTGGGCCAGCCGGGTCTTGCCGACCCCGGCCAGACCCACCACGCTGAGCAGCCGTTCGTGCTCGACGGACAGCAGGGCGGTCAGCGCCCGCAGTTCCTCGGCGCGTCCGACCAGCCGGCGCAGCGGCTTGGGCGGCGGGGCGAGTTCGGCGCCGTACGTCTCACGCATCACCGTGCCGGCCTCGGCGCCTTCCACGGCGAGCTCCAGAGCGGCGCGGCGGGCGTCGCCCAGGTGCATGGCGGCGGCGAGGAGCCTGAGCGTCGCGCGGCGCGGGTGGCGCACCCGCCCCTGCTCCAGATCTCTGATGGCCCGCACGCTGACAGTCGACAGACCGGCCAGCTGCTCCTGGGTGAGCCCGGCCCGCTGCCGTGCGGCGCGCAGTTGTTCGGCGAGTCCGTCCGGCGACGCCTGCTCGGTCATGACCAGTCTCCTTGGATGCGTGGGGGCCTCGGTGCGAGGGCCGCGAAGGAGTCGGCCTCGTGACGCACACAGTGACCGAGGTGCCTACCGTTCCCCTACCGGCCCGTTCCCGAGCGTCACGGGAACGGGCTAAGATCCGTGTTCACCGTCGCCGTCGGGGCGGACGAGTGACCTGGGGGGGAAGGCGATGACCGCTTCCGAGGTCCGGTCGCTGCGTTTCAACGTGCTGGGTCCGTTAGAAGGATGGGCGGGCGGTTCGCGGCTGCGGCTGGGAGGACTGATCCAGGAACGGGTGCTCGGCACGCTGCTCCTGGAATCCGGGCGGGTGCTGCCGATCGGCCGTCTCGTGGAGTCGGCCTGGGCCGAGGACCCGCCGGCCACCGCTTCCCACCAGGTACGCAAAGCGGTCGCCGATCTCCGGCGGCGCATCCCCTCGGGCAGCGACGTCATCGTCACCGACGGCCCCGGTTACCGGGTGGTGCTGGGCACCGAACAGCTCGACTTGACGGAGTTCGGCTCCCTGGTGCGGACCGCGCGCGACGCACCGGCCGAAGGACGTGCGGCCGAGGCGGTCGAGGCGCTGCGCCGGGCGCTCGGGCTGTGGCGCGGGCCGATCCTCGCGGGCGCCGGCGGTTCCGTGATCGAGGCGGCGGCCACTGTCTTCGAGGAGCGTCGGCTCGCCGCGGCCGAGCACCTCTTCGAACTGCGTCTCGGCCTGGGCGAGTCCACCGAACTCGTCGTCGACCTGCGCGATCTGGTGCAGGCCCATCCGCTGCACGAGTCGCTCCGCGCCCAGCTGATGCTGACCCTCTACCGTTCGGGACGCCAGGCCGAGGCACTGGAGGAGTACAGCCGGGTCCGTGAACTCCTGGTGGAAGAGCTGGGGGTCGACCCGGGACCGCGCCTGACCAGGGTGTACGAGGGAATCCTGCGCGACAGTCCGGAGCTGGCCGCACCCGCTCCCCCGGCCGACGCGGCCCCGCTCCCCCGCCCGGTCCCGGCCGCGCCGGGGGCCCCGTGCACCCTGCCGTACGACCTGGCGGACTTCACCGGACGCGGTGAGGAGCTGCAGGAACTCCTGGACTCCGCGGGCCGGGACTACGCGCGTCATTCGCGCATTGTGGCCCTGGACGGCATGGGCGGAAGCGGGAAGACCTCCCTGGCAGTGCACGCGGCACACACCTTGGCCGGTGACTTCCCCGACGGCCAGCTCTACCTCGACCTGCGCGGATACACCCCCGGCGAGCAGCCGGTGACCGCGAGCGGTGCGCTCGACAGCCTGCTGCGCGCGCTGGGTGTGCCGGGCGCGCGTATCCCCGAGGACGCCGCAGGCCGTACGGCGCTGTGGCGGTCGACCGTCGCGGGGAAGAGGCTGCTGCTGCTCCTCGACAACGCGGCGGACGCGGACGGCGTCCGGCCGCTGCTGCCGACGTCGCCCGGCTGCCTGGTGCTGGTGACCAGCCGGGCGCGGCTGGTGGACCTCGACTCGGCGCAGTGGATTTCGGTCGACGTGATGTCGCCGACGGAGTGCGCGGCGCTGATCGCCGAGACCCTGGGCGAGCAGCGGTACGCGGCCGAGCCCGAGTCGGCCGCCGAACTGGCCCGGCTCTGCGGGCACTTGCCGCTGGCCTTGCGCATCGCCACGGCCCGGCTGCGCAACCGGCCCCGGTGGACACTGCGGTACCTGGCGGACCGGCTGCGCGACGAGACGCGCAGGCTGGACGAGCTGAGCTCGGGCCAGCGCAGCGTCGCCGCCACCCTGCGGCTGTCGTACCAGGCACTGCCGCAGGACTGCCGGACGGCGTTTCGCAGTGTGGCCCTGCACCCCGGCGGCGACCTCGACGTGCACGCGGCCGCCGCTCTCCTCGACGCGGATCCGATGGACGCCGAGGGCATTCTCGAGCTTCTCCTGGACGTGCATCTGCTCCAGCAGCCGGAGATCGGTCTCTACACCTTTCACGACCTGGTCCGCAGCTTCGCGCAGAGCCTGC from Streptomyces sp. NBC_01754 includes:
- a CDS encoding MbtH family protein, with product MATNPFDDADGRFVVLANDEGQHSLWPARIRRPEGWHVVREEGSKQECADYVEANWADLRPRSVIAAMGG
- a CDS encoding ornithine carbamoyltransferase, with translation MRNLISLADLTPEQLARIVARAVEFGTGEVSDRPLTGRQVGIYFRKSSTRTRTSFWSGATRLGADVITFGPDELQLTTGETVEDTSRVLGQYLDALVVRTNGDVAEMRRLGSSPDLAVVNALSLDEHPTQAIADLATLTERFGNLAGRHILVVGEGNSSGAALALAGALTPGLRVTLLSPEGYEIPKDVMDLVDELSGGQHLVTRVTDPASAEGPVDAVYTSRWQTMGVPKADPDWLASFEEFRIDREFLERYSGPDTVFLHDLPAVRGQEVSDEVLDGERSLAWRQAFHKMTAAMAVLEWCVTGEH
- a CDS encoding helix-turn-helix domain-containing protein → MTEQASPDGLAEQLRAARQRAGLTQEQLAGLSTVSVRAIRDLEQGRVRHPRRATLRLLAAAMHLGDARRAALELAVEGAEAGTVMRETYGAELAPPPKPLRRLVGRAEELRALTALLSVEHERLLSVVGLAGVGKTRLAQETALALHSRDRTPVVWVDMNEDTPPVAGPAVVRSLRSTLVGWARSVALGGRGLDELASVIGGRATLLVLDGHDAAPHLAAPLLELLHACDRLKVLITTREPHRTPGNRLLPLAPLPVPAPTRTDATGGPLRGDSLTTGQPAVELMLSYVSHMRPDLLPGDSLVRTAAELSRALDGVPRAMEAAASWLLLRSPAELLKTARTAPLDIVDDVTASGTETDDGLAAQLGAAVAALDDGPAAVLGNLSLLADGWSADEAAAELFASPVAVVRDVHALMLRGLVRRLPGGEDGAPRFGVLHLVRRPAAERARLLARSTALVS
- a CDS encoding AfsR/SARP family transcriptional regulator, which gives rise to MTASEVRSLRFNVLGPLEGWAGGSRLRLGGLIQERVLGTLLLESGRVLPIGRLVESAWAEDPPATASHQVRKAVADLRRRIPSGSDVIVTDGPGYRVVLGTEQLDLTEFGSLVRTARDAPAEGRAAEAVEALRRALGLWRGPILAGAGGSVIEAAATVFEERRLAAAEHLFELRLGLGESTELVVDLRDLVQAHPLHESLRAQLMLTLYRSGRQAEALEEYSRVRELLVEELGVDPGPRLTRVYEGILRDSPELAAPAPPADAAPLPRPVPAAPGAPCTLPYDLADFTGRGEELQELLDSAGRDYARHSRIVALDGMGGSGKTSLAVHAAHTLAGDFPDGQLYLDLRGYTPGEQPVTASGALDSLLRALGVPGARIPEDAAGRTALWRSTVAGKRLLLLLDNAADADGVRPLLPTSPGCLVLVTSRARLVDLDSAQWISVDVMSPTECAALIAETLGEQRYAAEPESAAELARLCGHLPLALRIATARLRNRPRWTLRYLADRLRDETRRLDELSSGQRSVAATLRLSYQALPQDCRTAFRSVALHPGGDLDVHAAAALLDADPMDAEGILELLLDVHLLQQPEIGLYTFHDLVRSFAQSLRAPATDGDDAASTRRLLDYYLAATESACQVMFPGRRPLPTEVAEVDDAEAWASRLPWFADSGQAEQWFAREQGSLLGAVGLADRAGHDRHTVFLARNLAFQLSSRGQLEEFRSIGLVAVAAARRLGVLPLLGISLSNLGVACWKLGRFAEGIEGATEGREVAERLGDVQTLAHSESTLGQLNSLLGRFPRALSHLEKAIALQRELGASRAEAESLTLLSTLYEQWGRHEEAASAARRAISLCDELGRHKNKLVALTDLAFAHACLGDDEAADLCLSQARELCTESSDPGQVALALALLAEVTQRLGRPEQAAHYADRAIETIGPNVSLLRRAKVENTVGRYLFKRKEYEAALRLHERAHEAARSLDFRIEVAYALSGMARVQAALGLTEDAARNEHLAEELFGQMGVPADRRRS